A stretch of DNA from Juglans microcarpa x Juglans regia isolate MS1-56 chromosome 5D, Jm3101_v1.0, whole genome shotgun sequence:
GCATAATCTCAACTATTTAATTCCTTCTGAGTTCATTTCCCTGTGCGTATATATTCGTGGTAGAAGAAATTAGTGATACTGTATGTTAAAACCAATTCTAAGGTAAATCATGTTTGCTATCTTTTGAGGGAAAAAAAGCACTTACAAAGAAAGGGTGGCACCAATGGGGTGATGATAAGATGCTCATCTTTGTGGCGGTGGCAAGACAAAGGTCCCGATTATATTGGGGTGATTTGAGAGGTGGTGAAGATGCTATTTATGGATTTAGATCCCCTAGAGTTATTGCGTAAACTCTATGGCCTAGAGTGTGTGAGTTATAGATGCATAAAGTGGGTTCCACAACATTAATTGAACATTTAATGTTGCCAGAGAAATTTATTTCTGCAACCATAAATGTTGTGGGACCCATTTTATATGTCTATCTCTAAGTTCAAAAGTTCGGGTAGAAACTCTAGGGGACTTAATCCCTATTTATGTGATGTTTGTTGTAGACCATAGCAGTGACTAGTTGTGGTATTGGGGTGACAATGGTGTTAATGTGAAGTTGGggtgtaaataaaattaaccaATATGCCCAAGTTTTTCTTCTCATGTGGAAGTGAAAGTTTACTTCCAAACTACAAatcttttaaaacaatttttttttttttttttttgtctgctctcttcttcctccaaccAAATATACTTAAAACAGGGGTACTGTTACATCCCTCAccccccacaaaaaaaatccttcccttcttttgtttttatttcctctcctcACGCTCCATCCAAATAAACCCTAAGCAATGTTTAGCTTCCCTTGTCCCCATCCCTACAACCGGAAATGATAGTTTAgttaatgattttaaattatcattgCGAGCTCAAAAGAATTTCCACAAAAAAGTATTACAAATGTGATGATGGATTGGGCTTGCTTATTTTCTGATAAAAGAACATTATTCTAACTTATAAACTGGCTTAATTGCCCACCTTAGCTGCCAATTTGCAGCACTGCTCACTGCGATTTAGGCGGGCCACttgcttgaaaccaaatcaagatttaagaaaagcaaggagttaaagcgtctttcttgggaaatcaactacgacgctaagggagGTAGTTCGAGTCCAAGGAAGACTAAAGGAAGGGCATTATGAAGCTGTCCTTGTAGAGGGAGTTTCGGGCTCGGgctggggttggggttggggaggtgtgttttGTTCCCATTcaggcttggtgtattttggatagatttctaattttcatgggcttattggtcattaggggctctctAGTATGGGCTACGTGTTTCTTCTATACGCCCAGTTTACTTgtttactcctattgatattaatatatatataatatttttacttataaaaaaaaaaattgcccacCTTAGCTGTTTGTGACAGTTGTCCTGGTGCCTTTCATATTCCGGCATACATTGGGAGTTTTTACCGTTAAAATAGCCTGCATCAGATTTCTGGTGtatatttgtttctttattttaaggTGGTTCTATTTGTTCCTGTTTCAGGGATGAAGGAGTCCACTGGGGAATACAAAATGGTCTTCATCTCTCTAGAAGCACAATTGTGTATTTCAAGCACAATGATATGGAATCTCTAAGGACTACTCTTGAGAAAATCACTGCAGAGAATAAGCGTGCTAAGAAATTGCGGCGCTACATTGTTGTTGAAGCTGTGTACCAGGTAGATTTTTGTGCACTATTCGTATAcatattttaccttttgtgtCTTTTACATGTGTTGGGATGATTTCACCTTTAATCTTAGGTGAATATCTTACACGTCAACTCTGCTTATGTCCTAGGACTTTGTGAGCAAACATAGAAGACTCCTTGAAGTATTTACTTTATATGTAGCATGTTGCAGATGTTGGTTTCTCTCTGTATTGCTGGTATAAATTCTGGCAGTAGAAGGTAGATGcaattacaagaaaactgcttatttgcgaCTAGTTAtttccagcgaaatgactatttccaactaaaatgagtctgtttttgtcgcaaatagtcattttcatcgtaaaaaaatagtcacaaatacccgtttttcttgtagtatatatGGGCAATAATTGGAAGAGTACAGTTCTAAAAGTTGCAATGTTTGCCTTTTTTCTCCAGttcttttgagatttgaaggaacataatatttattagcCTAGTAGTATAAATGCTTCTAGTTCATTAATTTATTCCTCAAGGGAGAGGGTTGAACTGTTGGAgtcaattgtaattttaaatgaaCTTTTTGTACTATACTTTACCTGAAATATGGTCATCACTCTCAAAAGTTGCCTTGTCAATGGTATCATTGTCAATGTGTTGCTTGCTATTCTACCTTGCTATATGCCCtgctttttcttctcctttggcTGACTTTATATGCTGATTACAAACTTCGCAGAATTCTGGCCAAATAGCTCCCTTAGATGAGATCATTAGATTGAAGGAGAAATATCGCTTCCGCGTTTTATTGGATGAGAGCAACTCATTTGGTGCACTTGGCAGTTCTGGAAGGGGTCTCACTGAGTATTATGGGGTTCCGGTATGTTCAAAAGCTTAACTGGCCCCCgttctttcttctttaaaaatTGACCCATTTCTGTTGGCTTTATGGTGGTCTGATATTGCAGATTGAGAAGATAGATATTATAACTGCTGCCATGGGACATGCATTAGCCACAGAAGGAGGATTTTGCACCGGAAGTGCCAGAGTCATTGATCACCAAGtatgcaaaataataatttataagaatgaCCATGTAAATGAACTATTTTATTGGTTGGTCGGAAGTCTTAACTAGGCAAAAATAGTATCGATATTTTAGTAGGTGATGATGCCTGTTATGAAGTGAAGATGGTAACACCCATTTTCTAAATGGTGCTGATGATGCCTACTGGTTGATGATGCCTGACATCTCAGTCTATGctgctatttttttaatggtagtgCTTGTTTTATAGTAAAGATTATGACGCTCATTTGAATGCTAATGTCTCGGTCTATGCTAATTTTTTGCAGCGATTGAGCGGTTCTGGGTATGTTTTTTCTGCTTCTTTGCCCCCATATCTTGCGAGTGCAGCAATAACTGCCATTGATGTCCTGGAGGAAAATCCTGATCTGATGAAGAAACTGAAGGAAAATATTGCCCGTTTATGGAAAGGTTGGTTCTATTTCACTGCTAAGCAagattgaatatatttttagagaatAAATGGTGCTGAAGGACTTTAATGCATGACACCTGTACctcctattattttttatgatagcATAGGTACATGAAACAACCATTGATAAGGCATTACGCGTAGAGTGAAAGAGCTTTGTGGGACATGATATCATTATTATATGGGATTTCACTCGGGCTCTATGGCTATTTCTAGGTTGGATGGCTGTAGGTAATTTGTGTGGATGTGGCAATCAATTGGAGCTTTTAAAATGTCTGCTCGACACTTTAGATATACGCCTTAAATACATGCTATTGCATCAACCAGAAGCAATTACCAAATCTATTGAAGGCCAAATTATTGTACTCATTTTCCCCTAATACTTACCACCCCAAAGTCTAccaatatgtgtgtgtgtgtgtgtgtgtgtgtgataccTTGACACTTTTAGCTCTAAATGTAGCTGGTGACTGCAGGATTGTCAGATATACCAGGCCTCTCAATAGCAAGTAATGCAGAATCGCCCATTGTTTTTCTCAAGCTAGAGAAGTCAACAGGTTCCATTAAAAATGACCTAACTCTTCTTGAAGAGATTGCCGATCGTGTAAGTTAATAGTTATCTGGTTTCTATTCACGATTTGGccaattattattcttttgttttcattgcaTAATTGTTGTGTTCACAGGTGTTGAAGGAAGAGTCAGTATTTGTGGTGGCTTCCAAAAGATCGACACTTGATAAATGTCGTTTAGCCGTGGGAATCAGACTGTTTGTTTCTGCTGGCCATTCAGAATCCGATCTGCAGAAGGCATCTGGATCATTGAAAAGAGTTGCAGCACAGGTTCTGAAGAGTTAAAATTGAGTGGTGGTGCAtgaatctctctttctctgtgcgtgtgtgcgtgtgtgaaCCTGCTGGACCTTATCAGGTTTTTTAGACACCTTCATTTGTTAGACAATTTTGTAATGTAGGCTAAGGCCTGTGGTCATTGATAATTTATGTTCTAATTCTTGCGTGATTATTTAGATTGGCAGATTTTTTGCACTTTAACCTGCGAGTATGGTAAATATAGACTCCGTTCTTACATCGATTATTCTTGTTGTTAGTTTGTTAATAATAGGGATGTACTTTTGGATGTCACAAAtgtaaagattatttattattcattcttCCAGATCTCTCATTGCATCTTCTcttaataaaatgattacttGTAATACTATGCATTTTGAAAAGGTTATATATAGTTGGGACTATATATCTTTCCATTATGTGAATGCTTTTAACACTTTAATTATGAGCTTAAGTTGGGCTAGATAATGGCAATTGACCTCTGTGTTTGGATGGTTTCTAAATTAGTGGGCAAAACTTCCTTGTGTTCTTACCACCCCTTTATTAGGCTATAATGAATTATTTCTCAAGCTCCTTTGAATGACCAATCTATATATAGAAAACTCCCCGTATTTGCAAATTTACGTCTTCTTTAACTATTTAAAATCCATTTCTGGGTGTTTCatatttatgggatttttttttttttttgttttggtaaatTTCAGTGGAGAAAATTACTTCTATAGACTCGATATATAGCatataaataatgttatttGAAGGTCTTTACGTCATACATCTTTTATAcggtataatttaatttgtaagatttatttttaaaattaaattatatcatgtaaattttgtggGAAGGAAACTAAATATAGCTTCAGCAATGGTAATAAAATGTCAGATAGAACTGGATTGGTTCTCTCCGAAAAGGTATTAACTATCATTAAACTCAAGGGAATGATTGATCTGAtgtattttaactaaaaaaaactaCTAAAATCACACCGCACGTTACCCAACATTAATACTTgttctttaataatattttaaccgaatatcaaatcaaattatactcGAGCAAACGTGTTTTCTTCTTTAGGCCTGAGCAGTCAATTAATTAGTTACAATTGGAATTACTTTGCTCCGGATAATGATCGATTGTTTTATTATCAAAGCTCAATTGATGATTGCTTGGACTTTAGGCACATCTACAACTCATGTATAGGAGGAATAGATGCCCCGGCCAACTCTTCCAAACGCATTAACTTTACAGAGAGAAGATGACCTTAGTTAGCCTCATCGCCCATGGCTGATCATGGTATACATGACTACTTTTGGATTCATCAGTACATTTCCCATTTTCTATTCCTAAACTTCATCTCGGGCATGAGATTCTTTGGGAACGAGCATTTCTGATATATAGCGTATTAATGTAACTACAACTAAACAGAAGATAACTAATAAGCcaacattttttagataattaatATTGTCTGTTAATCTTTCACTTTGATAACACATTCAACcaaaataaatggataatctaacaggaagaatataaattaaatttacctatTTCCAGCTGTTCAAGTTTCAGCATTCATAACaagtgatgaaaaaaaatttaaataaatgattGATTCTACAACATCTGTGTATACCTCTTCTTATTCGTGTATTCCTAGCTAGGAAAGGATTATTGTTCTACCATGTTCAGAAAACTTTCACCTTTTGCTGTCCATGGATATACAATTGTTATTATTCATGCTGCACAAGGAATGCATCTCTGTGGTTAGGATTTCATTCACTCCCTGATCTGTGGGGAGAGAGGAGACATCCCTTTTCCCCGTTTCAAAGAACAGCATCTCCAATAGAATCCTGAAAAATTGAACTGTAACTGTCAACCTAATTTTAGTAAGGCAAGCTTTTAGAACTTGTGCTGATCACAAGGGTCTTGAGCTTAGAGGAGTCAGCTGCAGCATTGGCTCGCTGCGTTATCATTTCCAAATTCTTATGCAAACTTTGCTTTACTAAactcttcatcattttcttcccTTCTCGAGCCTCTCTCTGATTTACGGGCGAACCAATTGCAATCCTTCCTGTTTGTGGTCCGGAATGTGGCCTCATATTCGCCTGCCGCTCATCTTTGAACCATTGCAATAGCTTTATTGCCCTCTTCTGGGCGAGAGGGCTACCCAACAATGATACTTCAAGAAGCATCTGGACAATTCCTGACTTGGCCATTTTCTCGCGTAGGGCTGTGCTCTGATGGCCTAAAATCATTAAAATGTAAGCTGATAATTCTTGGCACTTGGGTTTATCTTCCCATGTCAAAATCTCTATCAAACTCTCCGGCACCATTGGACTATTTTCCATTGCCTTCTTTCCCATTAAAGTTACCACCAAGTGCCCTAGTGTTGCAAGGGCTTTCTCTGAAAGTTCTTTTCTAGTGGAGAGCATCAACAGATTGTGTAATAATCCACACGAGACCAGAGGTCCTGCATGGTCCAAGACGGTGGAGAGGTTGAATAAAGTACCCAAACATGACTCTTTGGTTTCAAAACTCGAACCCGACTGGAGAATGCTCGAGATAAATGGGAGGATTTCGGACGAGGCAAGAGGGAATTGGGTATTGACAAGAGAAGATAATGACAAGAGCAGTTCTGCAAATTCGCGTCTCGTTAATTCATCTACAGTATCAATGTTCATTGGCAGTTTGGATAGGATTCCTGCTTCAACGATAAGCGCCTTGTTCCTGAGGGATGAAGAAAGAACAGTACTTCAGAAACAAAGAtaagaataatatatagaaagcaCAACATGTTACAACTCTGGTCAAACCAAGGTTGAAAACAAGAACAAACAGTACTCATTATATATGACTTTGATCAAacttttattgtttaattatacaACAGgaagcaaaaataataaaataaattgaatccATTATTGCATTAATAACTTAATTGAATACTCCAGTGCTCCCCAaactaataaaacaaaatagagaacTTCAAGCTGCTGAAGTCAATAAGATTCCGGGGGCCTAGATCTGTGTGGAAATTGAAGCATAAGCTGTAATTTTCTGTCTAAAAAGACAAAGATGTCTGTTCAGGAACACTGTTGCCTCTCCAACTCTTCCAACCACCTTTGAACTAATTAGTGGGTGCAGCTGACGCACCTTAGTGGCGGCCTTCTGATTCAAGGGGACATTTTGCTCAGTTTATTATGGGGGGAAAGCGCTCATGTACGTATTTGCATGCGATCTCTAATACGTACCTTCCTTTCAACTTTTGTAAAGAAAAGTAAAAGGGACCATTCTGAAAAGACAGGAAATCCGTAATAAAGCACATAAGCTCTAGTCATTAATGGTCATGGCGGTTCTTCTCCCACCCTTTATATTTTGCCATGGACATGCATGCCAAAGGACTCAAGAAAATAAGCACTGAgcaattaccaaaaaaaaaaaaaaaaaaagaaaaagaaacaaacatgaTGTATATAACTTATGCAACGTTACAGCCTAGAGCATGAGCTCCACTATTGCTGCATCAGGACCCACCCATCATTAATTAACCTTTTCTAAAACATTTATGTCCATAATTATCCTGAaacatctttttaaaaatagcTGGTTGTGGGAATATGGGTCGAAAAGTCTCGATCCATATCCGGCAAGACCAACTACCATGTGAATAGTGAATCATCTGGATCCATCCCCTGATCTAAGTGTCAGAGAGCTAGTGCCCCAAGGGTTCACTTTTGTCACAAAGCTCGATTTTTTCTTAGGGTGCGGCTACAATGCCGCCCATCTTGACCGCGGTATGCCcagcataaatttttttcttttttttctcttttttttttttacatttttttaatatatttaaatacatttaaaaaattaaaaaaatatatcaatacacttaaaattactttcttaatcattaaataaaaaaaaatatatatattaattttgaccagcgatcaaataaaaatgttaacTTGAGGCGGCATAGTAaactttctctttttcttaataCGGTCATTTTATATGATTTCTACCACCTACACTCATGGCCTAATACAAAATGAAAACTGACATAATTAACTTGAAGTAAATTACCAAACCCTTTAAGATAACTTGTGTTTCATTCCATTTTTCCGAAAAGaagtaaaaacaataatatgtgcGTAAGAGCAATTTccttgtaaaataattatgagGACAAATATGCTTGTAATTTCACAGAGGAAGGTAGAtgatgcacttttttttttttttttttttaagtttctcgacaaggatcaaataaattgaACAGCATcataatatcacaaatatataaCACCATAACATTTAGATATTTGAGCAAAACTAGAATGATAGGAATTTAATCAtgttgaaacaaaaagaaaaaaacattgaaaCTTACGTATAAGTTCCATTAGCGAGCTCAATCAAAGCCGTCAGCGCCGCAAGCCGCCGGCCCGTCACCTCCGAAGCCACCATGGCCACCAACGCCGGTATTACCCCTAGCTGCGCCATCAACTTCCTTGTCTTCCCTTCTTCTCTGACAAGTCTGGCAATCTCCTTGGCtgccttctctttctcttcccaACTACCAAAGTGAAGCTTCTTCACCGACCTCTGTAGCACGGTCGAGTCATCTTCACCCTCCCTCTCTAAAACCTGTGCTACGTCGTTTTCAACACCTCTGATGCTCGCCATATCGAATCCCCCCGACGACGACGCGCATCGCCTGCGAGCAGCTTTCGATCGAATGAACCGCCGGATTCTAGCAAAGAAGTGAAGCTTTATGTAGGATAGTAAccaaagaggagaagaagatgaagaaggaggaggagaagcagtaaaagaagaagaagaagaagaagaagaatcagacATGGTTGGAGGTTGTGAGGGACGCATAAAActgaaaaaggagagagagagtttttgaGAAAATAGTTTTTGGGTTTGTTTCTTTATAGTATAAAGTTCTGTCTGAATCtctgacttttttatttatagagaatacGGATCAGTGGGACAAGGAGAGGGGAGACTTCTGAGCAAAAACACAGAGAGTGCACAAAGCACATGCAGAAGAACAGTGCTGTCACATTTGGATTTCGCACACTGGCAGATATTTAAGGCAAGAGCCAAGAGGGATGCTCCATATAGTGCGCATGGCTTTGATCATGTTAATCAAATTGCAAATTGATAACTGAGATTAATAATGCAGAGATATTGAATTAATGGTTAATTTTGATCGTTTTAATCATCTGTTTAATTAAGGGCCACGGCTTTGGGGGTGCCTAACGCCTTGGTGTCTAGTCTAGGTGCTTGGTGGGGCCTATTAATCACCCAAACCCAATTTCATTTGGTGGTAAATTTTTTGGATGTTTCATAGTAATCAGGGCCTGCACTTGGATCCTCCAGCGCCCAGATATCTGTTCCGAATAagccttaattattttttattttttttggggggataggacttattaaacttggtttaaatGTAAGCCATACAATATGGCATGTGAGAATCAGAGTTCATGGCGCAACACAAGCCTCGATTTCCCCGCCAAGGATCATATATAGATGCCAGTCATTATATATACGTGCCATGCAGAACCATGAAACAGATGTTGAATCATCTTTTTTTCTCATCAGCCGAGAATCCGTACCGAGAGTGAGATCTTCTCACATGCATCATGTATGCATGCTTGTACATCCAGATTTCTCAGCACCAGGGGTGAAAACTCTCTCCTTCATTATTTCCATCTTAAATTCAGCTGTATGGTATGGCAAGAGGGAATATGAATATAGGGGGAAAAATTAGTagtaaaaaatcaaattgaggTGCCTTTCgtgcacttttatttttcacattgtGTTTAGGCCTTCActtaattaagagaaatgcaagaaattttataaaataaattcataaattgacgtaacttaatgtgatacgttaaattgtaaagctggtgtaattttattgtaaagtaaatctaacgtattctataaaatcatgtcaattaatagatttacttttgtgagataTCTTTGTAACTATAACACTTCTCTtcacttaaaaaagaaaattttatatatatacactttggTTAAATACTGTTTCTATTGATTggctacttatatatatttcttttggcTGGAAAAATTTAACGGTTGcccccattttctttttggggagGAGGGGATTACACAGTGtggattttaaaataaaaatacccgTGCAAGCTTGACATTCTATTAGCTAGCACATTGATAAAAAATCACGAGTGATGAGTAGGGGAAGAATTTTGATCCAAACTTGGGAAAGTACTGAAAATGCTGGCCTTGCCGACCATTTTAGTCAAGAATCTACTCGGTACATTTGGTCTTAATTAGTGCAGTGTGCACCACTTTGATAAGTACTGATCTCCATTATTGACCTGCCAccttaacaaaagaaaaattaaatacaataattcGGTCTAGTTTTTGGTGGAATTGCATTACGAGAGGCCTTTCCATTGCGTGTCATTTCCGCGTCACATTCCACTCACTTATACAATATGTTGATGTCGTATTTTGCAGCTCGATCAATTATGCGTGAAGGTCGATCTGTTCCtacaaatatagaaaaatgaggGTTCAGAGTGGTGAGAAACATCTCCGATGCATGCCTAGGTCAGCTTTAAGTTCTTGGTCTATAATTTTAAGGAGCTCAAATGAAAGTACTTAGAGAGTTTTCTACCCCGCGAAGGGGGGTATTAGATACTTGGTGGGGGTGGTCCAATGGCGAGCCGATCGTGGTGACCGTTGACAATCTAGGGTTAGTGTCGTGGCGTGTTTGTCTTTGTCTTTCATTAAATGCAGCGTGGACTCAGTCTTACGCACCCACCTTTAAGGTCTGTCCAGCCGTCTGTGCCCAGGTACTAGGGTTGTCCCTAAACCTGTACATATGGGTTGTCGGCCAGTAGAGTTGTCAGGCCTTCTGACTCAAGTCCACGTCCCGTGTGTGTTACTTTGATGCTTCTTTTTGGGCTTCCTGGGCTGACCTTACTCTTCTCAGCCCGACCCATAGCATCCTGTCCTTCTCATACAGATTCCTTCTGACGGGCTATCCTTAGACCCATCAGTGCCTCGTGAGTGGGGCTCGCGTGGTTCGGCCCGACATTGGGAAAGCCTCACTCACAGTACCCCACGAATTTCCACCAAAACGTTTTTTTCCGACTTTATGGGGTCAATTTTCCCTAGCGCACGTCCGACACCCCACGACTATTCAATTGCATCATTAATGTCTTAATGATGCCTTGTGTTCTTCCCACCCCTTCGTAATCTGACAATTCTAGGCAGCGGGAAGCCTGCCCACGCACTAGCCCGAGTATTGTGCGTCTCACGCGCTTGTTACTTGCTCTTTATGCTTTAGTGGGTTCGTGTTTGTTGGGTTCCACGATGCCACTCCATGCGTTTCTCGAGACTTGGCACATCCTTTGGGTTTCTGGCTCGGGGTTGCTTCGTTGTCTATAGAATGCCAACCGTCACGTCCTCCTCTATATAAAGCCTCCATTTCTCTCATATTCTACCATATCTGCTTCTCatccttctttatttttcttcggGCCAACTTGCTTAGTTCCTCCCCTTTCACTCTCTTGCTTCGTTCCTTCTTCCTTCCAGTCTCTAATAGCTCCCAAAGATCTTTTGACACTCGTTACTTGTACTTTGTTGGGCGGAGTTGGGAGTCGTCAGTCTCTACTGATGACCTCTGTGAGGAGGATGTATAACATTCTAGAATCAGTGGTTCTGGAGATCCCTGGGCGACGCATAGCTGTGGTGGACTCTGATGGGATGGCATCTCTAGTTGCGTTCTATCCTCTGATGTTTGGGAACGGTCTTCGTCTTCCGTTTTGCTGCCCCATCAGGAACGTTCTCAACTTTCTGGGATTGGCCTTAGCATAGCTCCACCCGAACGCCTGGCGGCTTCTGGTTGCCAACTGCGGGATCTTCTGAAAGGTGCTCAGCTTCGACCCTTAGGAGTATCCTAATCTGAAAGCCCGGGAGTTTCTGCTAGTGTACTGGGTGTTGCACCTCAACGAG
This window harbors:
- the LOC121265036 gene encoding long chain base biosynthesis protein 1, with amino-acid sequence MASAVLQIVNTTLEWVTLALDAPSARAVVFGVHIGGHLFVEVLLLVVILFLLSQKSYKPPKRPLTKKEIDELCDEWVPESLIPPLTEEMQREPPMLESAAGPHTIINGKEVVNFASANYLGLIGHKKLLESCSSALEKYGVGSCGPRGFYGTIDVHLDCEARIAKFLGTPDSILYSYGLSTVFSAIPAFCKRGDIIVVDEGVHWGIQNGLHLSRSTIVYFKHNDMESLRTTLEKITAENKRAKKLRRYIVVEAVYQNSGQIAPLDEIIRLKEKYRFRVLLDESNSFGALGSSGRGLTEYYGVPIEKIDIITAAMGHALATEGGFCTGSARVIDHQRLSGSGYVFSASLPPYLASAAITAIDVLEENPDLMKKLKENIARLWKGLSDIPGLSIASNAESPIVFLKLEKSTGSIKNDLTLLEEIADRVLKEESVFVVASKRSTLDKCRLAVGIRLFVSAGHSESDLQKASGSLKRVAAQVLKS
- the LOC121264331 gene encoding U-box domain-containing protein 7-like → MRPSQPPTMSDSSSSSSSSFTASPPPSSSSSPLWLLSYIKLHFFARIRRFIRSKAARRRCASSSGGFDMASIRGVENDVAQVLEREGEDDSTVLQRSVKKLHFGSWEEKEKAAKEIARLVREEGKTRKLMAQLGVIPALVAMVASEVTGRRLAALTALIELANGTYTNKALIVEAGILSKLPMNIDTVDELTRREFAELLLSLSSLVNTQFPLASSEILPFISSILQSGSSFETKESCLGTLFNLSTVLDHAGPLVSCGLLHNLLMLSTRKELSEKALATLGHLVVTLMGKKAMENSPMVPESLIEILTWEDKPKCQELSAYILMILGHQSTALREKMAKSGIVQMLLEVSLLGSPLAQKRAIKLLQWFKDERQANMRPHSGPQTGRIAIGSPVNQREAREGKKMMKSLVKQSLHKNLEMITQRANAAADSSKLKTLVISTSSKSLPY